DNA sequence from the Vibrio ishigakensis genome:
TGCTGATGGTGCTTTTTAGTGACCTCACTATCGGACAGATCTTTGCGGTATTCGGATATCTGTGGTTCATGCTATCGCCGGTGCAAGAACTGCTGAGCATTCAGTACTCTTGGTACAGCGCATCCGCAGCGATGAAACGCTTGAACGGCATCTTGGATATGCCAGAAGAAAACCGCCCTGTGGCTACCGTGAACCCATTTGTAAAAGGTGAGCCAATAGATATCGAGTTTGAGGGAGTTAACTTCTCTTACGACTCGGATCGTAAGGTACTTGATAACCTGTCTCTCAAGATCCCGAAAGGGAAGCGTGTTGCACTAGTTGGTGCTTCAGGTGGGGGTAAATCTACACTTATCCAACTGTTGCTGGGTATCTATCAAAAAGACAGCGGGAATATTTTGGTAAACGGACACAGCATAGAGTCTGTAAGTTATGAGGCTCTGCGTAAGAAGCTAGCCGTGGTTTTGCAGCAGCCAATGATCTTTAACGATACTCTGCGCCAGAACCTTACCTTGGGGCAGGATTACCCAGAGGATGTGCTGTGGAATGCTTTAGAAGTGGCGCAACTTGGAGATCTTCGCACAACTTTACCTGAAGGCCTTGAGTCTCACATTGGTCGCCAAGGAGTTAGACTCTCTGGTGGTCAAAGACAGCGTCTTGCAATTGCGCGTGTGGTTTTGGCAGACCCTGAATTGGTGATTCTAGACGAGGCAACCTCAGCGCTAGACACCTCTACCGAGGCTACGCTTCATTTAGCGCTGAACCGCTTCTTGCAGAACCGCACTACCTTGATAGTGGCGCATAGGCTGTCTGCCGTTAAACAGGCAGACCTTATCTACGTGCTTGAGGATGGCAATGTGGTCCAGTCTGGCACGCACCTTGACCTTATTCAATCTGATGGCTTGTATCAAACCTTGTATGGAACCCTGCAAGCAGGATAAAGCTAA
Encoded proteins:
- a CDS encoding ABC transporter ATP-binding protein → METPSTQTPRLDKQWLYQQAIRHKKKLLYANVIAFFATLISVPIPLLLPLMVDEVLLDKPATGIDILNTILPESLHTATAYIVTVLIAIVLMRVGSQALNILQTRQFTLVSKQLTCNLRQWILEKLGRVSMQQYEEKGSGGLTSHLVTDIETIDKFIGSTLSRFVISVLSVIGIGAILLWLNWQLGLFIILMNPVVIFLSRLLGQRVKHLKKKENQSFERFQQRLVETLDGIYQLRAANREQDYLNKLKGDAEAIRVDADKYAWQSDAANRLSFLMFLIGFEIFRAAAMLMVLFSDLTIGQIFAVFGYLWFMLSPVQELLSIQYSWYSASAAMKRLNGILDMPEENRPVATVNPFVKGEPIDIEFEGVNFSYDSDRKVLDNLSLKIPKGKRVALVGASGGGKSTLIQLLLGIYQKDSGNILVNGHSIESVSYEALRKKLAVVLQQPMIFNDTLRQNLTLGQDYPEDVLWNALEVAQLGDLRTTLPEGLESHIGRQGVRLSGGQRQRLAIARVVLADPELVILDEATSALDTSTEATLHLALNRFLQNRTTLIVAHRLSAVKQADLIYVLEDGNVVQSGTHLDLIQSDGLYQTLYGTLQAG